The genomic window TTGCACAGGGAATGTACACATTTTCATACCATCACAATATCATCAATATCTCAGGCCAATAATATTGTGAATGCAACTGTTTtataacaaacacaaaataaaaaaaccaatGTTACTATTTAtggcaaacagaaacaaaagtaaatattgcaaggatgttttcttttgtttctagtACTGATTTTAGTTGGACTTTAAATGAAGGTCATCAACTCTCCTGGAATAACCTCTACCTCTGGCTGTGAATCCACAGTATAAATATGGTGAATAAAGCTAAACTGTAAGAGCTAACTATATACTGAATAACCAAAATAATTGTAACTAATACTGCTCTTGAAGACCAATCTAATGAAAAAAGTATCATTAGATATGGTGAGAAATACAGACAAATCTGTACAATCTAACATCTATAAACAGTAAAATCAAAACATCCAACTTCCTTATAGAAAGTGTTTTATCTATGTAATTATAAATGTTAAGGACTCTTGTATTTTATAAACACAAGATGGGCTCACTTTGATGATATCAATTTtaagatttataaaaatgtttaaaaaaatctttccacaAAACTTTATACAGTTTAAAGCTATACACCAATCTATAAAtctcagaaaatggaaaacaaaacaaaaaatctttataAGATCACATGtataaaacaagaaatgaaatgtgattttatttaagGCAATACTGGGCTACTTCACAAATCACCACCTCAAATATTTACACTGCTCCACACTACTAGTTTTCTATCACATtcacaaaggatttttttttttaataccaaatGTTTAAAATCTTCAATGTAGTAAATTCTTTATTCACATTTCCATTATATTTCATGGACTCATACTATATCCAATTAGaagcaatgaggaaaaaaaaaaaaaaaaccaaaaccaaaactgtAGCTATAGGAAACTGCTAAAGAATCTGCTTTAATTTCACATGAATACCACCCCAAAATCCTGGATGGCAAATTCACAAAGCAGAGCAAAGTGTTGATATAATGTGCCTATTTTGTGAAAAGTAATCTTGATATCATCttgtaaataaatgtttcatgTAAAAATCAATGAACTATGGCAGAGTTTCTGGTTTTAGTTCAAAAAGttcttaatttaaaacaataaaagaacaatttaaaaaacttgaTCGcttagttaaaaattaaaattccaaataTAAATGTGTCATTTAATAGTTTAGACTTACAGACTGCTGGTGGCAGCACATGatttacaataataaatatatacaaaaaaggTATCTACAAATAAAGAGTACTGTTATACATGAGCAGTGACCTGGTGAAACATACCAATCACACAGATAATTGTTTAGTTCATGAAAAGGGCAATTGGGTGATAGAAATTTGAGGTTTAGCTATTTACAATAACTGAAGTACTGATTCTGTTCCTCAAGTCCCAtagggataaaaaaaaaagttttacatgacaatgtcatgtttttttttttttttttttttttggccaggttaattcatgacaacaacaaaaaatataatgaaagttCCACAATTCTAGCATGCTTGATGGcttcctatttaaaataaaatggtaaatgatGTATTTATACTACATTAATTATCAGTACTGACCTCTGCCTGTGGCTTTACCTATACTGATATCTTTCACAACAGACATATCTGGATCATTTGAATGTACTTCAAGTTTTTTCAGACTGACGGTAGGTTTCATTTCCTGAAGCTGCTTTAAGACAAGCTCAGTGCAATCTTTAAGATTCTTGtctaaaacaatttttacatTATCACTGCACTGAAGCTGTGATGGATTGGCAAACTGTACAAACGTTTCGCTTTCTTTACAAGGACATACATGATTTCCACTAGTCACAGCAGTCTTATCagtattttttcttgaatttgaatgggATCCTTTTTTGTTTCCAGTATTTGGATGGTCtttgtcaatatttttcttctgcttcactGCAGACTCCTCAAGAAACTTCAGAAATGATACTTCAAATCCCATTGGCTTAAAAGAGCTCCAGTCAAAAGATGCAGGACGCTCCTCAGTGGTTTGAATGGCAACAGCAGTTTCTTCTTCTTTACGCACGCTACTTAACTCAGCTGCCGATGCTGGTTCAGCTTtttcaactttcctttttttattttgtgagacatttttttctttattaactcTCTTCAAATTACttgctttttgtctttctgaCTGGCAGGGGTTATCTTCCTGAAAATCGTTAATCACATTTGAAGAAGTAATAGCCTGGGTCTCTACACTTGTGCtatcttcatttattaattttgtaataaaCAATTCTGTTAGTTCATCcatttcatctttttcatttttttcagcttCCTTTTGTGAAACTGTAGCTGTTGTTCCTGAATTATCATTGCTCTCTGATACACACGTGTCAGAATCTTTCACGTCATTCTTAGCACCTTCTTGCTCAGACGTTTCCTTTACTTGTGAGTTGCAACACCGTTTGAATACAATAAGAAGATTTCGGTGTTGCGATGTAAATGCCTTAGATAATTTATGGCACTTATAATGTCTAATTATATTGCTTTCACTTGTAACAACCGAAGTACATCCCTTTATCATACATGGATACTGGGTTACAAATCTGCTTGTACACTCAGACAGGGCATCATTTCTAGCCTTTATAGAATATACATGCTTCCCACGTTTCAGAGAATAAGGCTTATTTTCTTCAATCTGCACAATCTTTGCATtcttgttttctaaattattttttttctttcgtttGGTCTTGGGcatttttattccttcctttccacATCTGCTGTGTTTCGTCCCCCGATGTTTAGACTTTGATTTTTCCTGGTTTGCCTTGCTTGACATATTTTCCTGACCAGGTGTTAATCTTCTTGGGCGAATCAAATGAGCCTTATGTTTGTCATTATGCTTATTAAAAATGTGTCGGAGGAGATTTGACCGGGTTGCATATATACGGTCACAGCCTTCACAATCACATTTGTATACACCATCTTCTTCGGTTTTACTTGCCCTTAGTCCAATTCCATGGTCTGCCTCTAGATGAACAACATAGTTCAAATATGTAGTAAATGAAGATTTACACTCTAACTGGTCACACGGAAATTTCCCAACATCCACTGAAGCAGTCATACTTTCAATTTCTTCAGGAGTCATTTCATGAAGTTTCATGTAGTGTTGTATTAGGCCAGTAATTGCTTGGAAAATTCGAGAACAGTCACTTACCTGACATCGAAATTCTTTCAAAGTTTGTttagtttcagtttcttcactttcttTACCAGCTTCACTTTCCTCTTCGACCTCTGCTGAAAATGCAGGTAGATCTGATTTGTGTACAGCCTGGTAATGGAGAATCAAGTTTTGCTGTATCGTAAAGGCAGCAAAGCATCCCTGGTGAACACATCGATAAGGTCTGTAAGGATTGTATCTTGTTGGAAACTCAAGGGATTGGGAAACTGGCTTCTTTcgttttttctcctccttttcttttttatgcctcCTAATTTTCCGTCCTTTGGTTTGTATGTTTGTGAGTGCATTTGTATTACATTGTTCTGAAGTAACTGTAATCACCTGTAAAGAACTTTCTGTTTTgtcagggctttttttttctaCAAGTTGTTTTTCTGGGATCACTGCTACATTACTGTGGGTAGTTTGGGTCTCTGCTCTCAATTCTAAAGCAGGCTgagattcctttttattttcctctgtcaTAGCTAGCTGTTTTTTCACTTGTGTACTTCGTGGGGCTGACAAATTTTCACTCTGAGATTTTCTTCCATAAggccttttaatttttaactttaccATTTCTTCAGTTGTAAAATGATGCACCAATTGACAGTGTGCCCGGAGGTTAGAATTTCTTGTAAATGTTTTTGTACATGTAGGTACTACACATTTAAAGGGAGCAAATTTCAATTGATTCTTCTTAATTTCAAGAATCATTTCTGGAGTGTACTGATGAATTTTACCATAGTGCTTAAATAGTGCATCCTTTGTCATAGCACTGTAGTTACAGCCTTGGTTTTGACACACAAAGGGTTTATTAACTTTGTCATTAAATTGAATGTTTATCATTTCAGAAACTGGCTGAACAACTGTGACATCTGCAGTTGATTTAACAGGCGTGGGAGTCAGTGTCACTGATGTATTTATCAGTACACACTGGGATGCTGGAGGGGACAggtcattttctaattttagtttctGTAAGCCTTCTAAAATTTCCTGTATTTGATCCTCCTTATGTGATACGTCAGACTGAGGAATGTTACTTTTTGTTGGTATGACGCTTATAAAGGAGGAAAACTCAGAAGAATCAGGTAATTTGTTATTTTGCACAGTGTTTACTGAAGGAAGCTGaatgttataatttatttgaGCATTTTGTGATGTTTCACCAGCACCCTGAGATCCACTTTTTACCTCAAGTATTTGAGAATTCATAGCAGTTTTAATAATTTCAAGAGTCTTCTCAAAGTTTTGTATAACATTGTCTTCAGAAATCTGCAAATCAGAATTTATTGAAGTTGTGCATGAATTCAAAGCCATCATTTGGGAATCaccattttcagtttttaatgttAAAGGGGCTAACACTGTATGGGACTCAATACTGGTTTTGAAATTCTCTTTTACATCAGTCATAAATAACTGATTGTTAACATTATTTAACTTCTGTGTTAGATTTTCCACCAAACTCTGAGGTTCACAACTTGGAATTACATTTGAGTGAAGGTTAGTAGTTGGGATTTCAACACTCTTTGCTATGAGTCCGATTGTTGTTAAGTCACTTGTTACCAAGTTTTGGGAAGAATTAGGTGCAATTAGTGGAGGAGcaactttctttcttctcttagaagcactgtttccctttttatttaaatgactgGATCTTGTGTTCTGAGGACCACTTATAACAGAAACACGAGAACTGTTACTGGTAAAATTTTGTGATGGCCCACCAGAATTAGGAAATGAACTAGAGCACAAACCATTTTCAACAGTCTTCAGTAGTAAGTCATTCGTTGGAAAAACAGGCAAGCTGCTACATTCCTCAATGGAGGAAGTTTTGGAGTTTGATGTCCTATTCTGGTTGGTCAGCAAGGTGTTTGGATGGCATACAGTCTGCAACAGGGGTGGCACAGTTGGATTTGGCATCACTGTTGCATTTACTTGTGGTGTATCAGAGACACAACCTGTTGAAACATGAGAAAGCATCTCGGCACCCTCAAATGTACTGGGAATGCCAGCAGTTTCCAAAGCCTGTTTAATAATTTCACTACCTTCTTGACTGACACTGGTATTAAAGTTAGTCACGCCAGGTCGAGGAAATGTATTTGGTAAAAATGTTGGCGAGCGATTTTCAGCAGCAAGCAGCTGTAGAAATGATGGATCTTTAAAGCATGCTTCTGGATTGAAGGTAGATTGTTGTGGCTGCTGCAAATTTACTGCATTTGTGGAGAGAATCATGCTGGCAAGAAGAGAAGGCTGTCCATTACTCTGTAGAAGTTCTTGAGCAATTTCGGCTCCATCCAGTGGTTTACAGTAAGATCGCTTGGATAAGTGCCCACCCAGTGATCTGGGATTAGTAAAAGCCCTGTAACATCTGCTACAGATAAATTTCCCATCTCTGATAATTGCAGGCCATTTAGCCCTTTTGTTGTGCTtaggttttctttccttcccatttGGGCCCCGCCCACggtcttttttaactttttcaggtGCAGACTGTTGGTCATTGGTGCTACTGAAGTTATCTGCAACATTCACTTGTGAAGGAAAAACTGCATTTTCACCATTACCCCCCTTTAGAAAGGAGGAATTAGTGTTTCCTTCCATCTGTGAGGAATAatgatttgtattattttccagTTGGGAAAAAACAGAATTAGTCCCACTATCTGCTGGTGAAGGGAAGAGAGACATTGAACTACTTTCTGCAGgtaaaggaaggaaaggatcTGAGCCACTGTCAATATTCAAAGGCAGAACTGTTTTGGTTAGATCTTCCATTTGTGCTGGCAAGGCAGTATTAGGTAAATTTTCCATTTGGGAACATAACATACCACCTTGTTCATTTTTATCCTGAGAAGTTATATTTGGATTTATGACACTTTCCATTGAGGACAACAATGGAGTTGACACACTTGCTAAATGAGCTGGAAAAATGGGAGGCGAGACATGCTGCAACTGGGCCGAACAAGTAGGATTCCCATTGGCTTTGGTCTGTGATgtaaaaaatgcattatttgaGCTGTTCACCGGTGatggcaaaaaataaacaaactttcCATTATTTGGTGTATTTAAGTTGTTAGCTTTctgaccttttttatttttgcgcTGCATTTTAAATGCAGCATATTGGTCAGGGTGTGCTGTCTTCATGTGTTTCCCAATACTCTGTGAAGAGTTATAGGTTCGAGTACATCCCTCGACCTGGCAGCTGAATTTCTGAACTGGAGCTTTTGGAGGCACTGATGGGGTTCCTAATGAATTACTTAGATTGGGCTGTGGCGGAACAAATGCAATACTTTCTAATGTCTTAAGAGGTAAATTATAAAGATTGGATGATGTTTTAACATTATCTCCACATTCAAATTTGGAAGTTGGTAAATTGTTTTGAAATCCTGCCTGATTTTGCACAGAAAAGGTCATCAAGTTGTTCACTTGTCTTTCTAAGTTTTGTGGGGTAAGGTCACCTATTTTGAGAGTTTCTGAATTTACTAAAGAATTCTGAGTAACCTGGGCTTCATTAAAGCAATCTTGTTCTTTTCTCTCCTGGAAACCTGGATGACATAAATCATTACAAGTATCTTCAACTGGTGTATGTAAGTCTGTAACCAGAGATTCACCATTGCCTTCCACAGTTGAGTTTTCTTGCTTTCCAAAGTTATCCTCAATCCCCTGATTGAGAGACACCTTAATGGACACAGCTACTTCACTGGATTGAAGCAGAGGAGTAGTAGCAGAGTTTTCCAAACCATTTGACAACGGTCCATTAACTTGCCTGAGCTCAGAGGCAGAAATCTGGTCTTGTTTGGTCACAGTTGATTCTGCTTTGCTTTTATCCCAAGCATCACTTCTATCTGCTAGTAAGCTGTTTTCAATGTTATTTTCTGAAGGAAGCACAGATCTTTCTTTCTCAGTATTCTCTGCTGTGTTCTGATTCACTTCAGAAGGCTGAATGGAATCTCCAGATGAATTAAGTTGGGCTTCAGGAGGCAGCACTTTTTCAGGAGGAGTACTGTGATCATCCAGATGCTTTTCCAGCTCACCCTGAGAACGATAAACTTTGCCACAACCTGTGAACTTGCAAGTGTACGTATTATAATGTTGTGCTTCATGATCATACAGTAAATAAGCTTCTGAAAAAATTCTTCCACATTTAGGAAACATACATTTTGCTCTAAAGACTTGATGCTCCTTTCGGTGGGTTAAAAGCTCGGCATAACTATTAAAACCAGCTTTACATTTCATCTGTATACAGATATATGGTTTACTGCCACAGTGCATCTGTAAGTGATCATTCAGATGAGTAACACTCACAAAATGCCGCCTACAGTACTGGCAAATAACTTTTTTGCTCTGCATTTCAAGAAAGCGCTTAGCATCTTCATTATCTTTATGCCCCTTTACATGagcaattaaatttttaaagtacttaaagCCCTTTTTACAAAAAGTTACAGGGCAATTAAATTCATTAACAGGTACTGGTTTCTGGACTGGAATCACTTCTGGCTCATAGGATTTATCTTTGTCATCATTCTCATCGTCTGAACCATCATTGTCATTAAACACTATAAAATCTGTTGAATAGAGACTATTCTTTTTTATAGGTCGCTGCTCTTGTTTAGCCACAGTATTAGTCTTCTGATTTTCATTGGCAGTTGTGATCTTTGGAGGCCTTCCCAATCTTCTTAATGGTTTCATAGCTGCTAGTCTCTCTTTACTAGATTGTTTAACATGCAGTGTGACATGAGGGACAAAAGTTTCTTTAGAATTAAAGTTCTTTGCACATATGGGGCAACTATAAATTCCATCTTTGTAATGTTTCTGAGCATGTCGTACTATTCTGTGACCAAGGAATTCTTTGTCACACAACACACAATACTGCATGTAGGCTTGCCAATTCCTAAACCTAGCAGATATAAATCCCCTCTCTCTTAACTGTtttatctctctcttcttctgCTTTTCATCACCAATGTCTTTAAGAAGGCCAGAATTAGCACCAACTCCACCAGAAAGTCCATTCATAGAAGTTTCTTTACTCTCTTCTTGGTAGTCTACTTTTTCATATACTTCACTGTCATTCAGTTCATCTATTGAAGACACAATGGATGCTTCTTCCCCCATTAATGCAAGGCATTGTCGTTTCAAGGTTTTCCAATCCCAGAATTCTGGATCAAAGGGCCACTGAGTTTTCAATACAAGTAACAGCTCACAGCGTAGAGAATTTGGTATTGGAAGATTCTCTTCATCATATTTCTGGTCTGGCTGATTATACAACATTTCCACAGCATAATACGCATCTACTGTAGGCTCAATAAGAAATTCACTCAGTTGACAAGCACGTTTTACTTCCAGATCATCAGGCAACAAACATGAAATGGTCTTGCAAATAGATATTTTCACTTCAGTATTTTCTGTAGACTCCAAGCGAAGAGCTTTTACACACAGTTCTATACAGGTAGCAAGTCCAGCCCCTTCAGTCTGTGAAAAAGCAAACAGGAAATGTTAATTTAAGCTACACTAATCAACActaatttatttcagaatttaGTTAAGATTGAGATTTTTCTTAAATCTTGCAATAGCAGCTTATGAAAGGATTCCCCTTCTAAAGCACTGCACCTTAGGctgttatgtgtgtatgtaaaatgAACTGCATAGAATGGCAGAAAACGCCTAAGTATTAGAAGCTAAGACCTGGGTATGAAATTATTTAATGTCTAGGCAAACTTGGAagttaatttaacttttttgacCTTTCATATCCCACTTATAAAACAGAGGTCAAAACAGCACTTAAACTTCATTAAATTGCTGTATTAAAGGAGATTAAGTATGTGTTATAGTttaatgtctggcacatagtaaatgatCAATAAATGTCATCCTTATTGTAACTCTTCCTGTTTGCATAAGCAATCTTTCTGAAACAAAACCCTCCTAATCTAATTATAAAACTGAGAACATCCCCATATTTCCAAACTTATCAGTACTGAAATAGTTTGCTTCTATAAAATAAGGTACTAATCCCTAATAGTGGAGATTCTAGTGCTATCATAAAAGCGAATGTCAAATTACCTACCTCATAGCGGGACCAGCTTAAGAATTAGAAGTAGGGGTAGACATAGCCCAACATACGTTTTCTTTTGAATTAGCAttttaaactattattattaGATAGCAATAACAAAGGTAAGAGTCATTTGAAAGACACATAGGGTAAAGAgataaaaataggttttaaagaCAAGAAGGGA from Macaca fascicularis isolate 582-1 chromosome 4, T2T-MFA8v1.1 includes these protein-coding regions:
- the ZNF292 gene encoding zinc finger protein 292 isoform X3; translated protein: MRIKHLIKIHQLSQATALAKLCSDHPEIGTKGSFKQTYLVCLCTSSPNEKLIEEISEVDCKDALEMICNLESEGDEKSALVLCTAFLSRQLQQGDMYCAWELTLFWSKLQQRVEPSIQVYLERCRQLSLLTKTVYHIFFLIKVINSETEGAGLATCIELCVKALRLESTENTEVKISICKTISCLLPDDLEVKRACQLSEFLIEPTVDAYYAVEMLYNQPDQKYDEENLPIPNSLRCELLLVLKTQWPFDPEFWDWKTLKRQCLALMGEEASIVSSIDELNDSEVYEKVDYQEESKETSMNGLSGGVGANSGLLKDIGDEKQKKREIKQLRERGFISARFRNWQAYMQYCVLCDKEFLGHRIVRHAQKHYKDGIYSCPICAKNFNSKETFVPHVTLHVKQSSKERLAAMKPLRRLGRPPKITTANENQKTNTVAKQEQRPIKKNSLYSTDFIVFNDNDGSDDENDDKDKSYEPEVIPVQKPVPVNEFNCPVTFCKKGFKYFKNLIAHVKGHKDNEDAKRFLEMQSKKVICQYCRRHFVSVTHLNDHLQMHCGSKPYICIQMKCKAGFNSYAELLTHRKEHQVFRAKCMFPKCGRIFSEAYLLYDHEAQHYNTYTCKFTGCGKVYRSQGELEKHLDDHSTPPEKVLPPEAQLNSSGDSIQPSEVNQNTAENTEKERSVLPSENNIENSLLADRSDAWDKSKAESTVTKQDQISASELRQVNGPLSNGLENSATTPLLQSSEVAVSIKVSLNQGIEDNFGKQENSTVEGNGESLVTDLHTPVEDTCNDLCHPGFQERKEQDCFNEAQVTQNSLVNSETLKIGDLTPQNLERQVNNLMTFSVQNQAGFQNNLPTSKFECGDNVKTSSNLYNLPLKTLESIAFVPPQPNLSNSLGTPSVPPKAPVQKFSCQVEGCTRTYNSSQSIGKHMKTAHPDQYAAFKMQRKNKKGQKANNLNTPNNGKFVYFLPSPVNSSNNAFFTSQTKANGNPTCSAQLQHVSPPIFPAHLASVSTPLLSSMESVINPNITSQDKNEQGGMLCSQMENLPNTALPAQMEDLTKTVLPLNIDSGSDPFLPLPAESSSMSLFPSPADSGTNSVFSQLENNTNHYSSQMEGNTNSSFLKGGNGENAVFPSQVNVADNFSSTNDQQSAPEKVKKDRGRGPNGKERKPKHNKRAKWPAIIRDGKFICSRCYRAFTNPRSLGGHLSKRSYCKPLDGAEIAQELLQSNGQPSLLASMILSTNAVNLQQPQQSTFNPEACFKDPSFLQLLAAENRSPTFLPNTFPRPGVTNFNTSVSQEGSEIIKQALETAGIPSTFEGAEMLSHVSTGCVSDTPQVNATVMPNPTVPPLLQTVCHPNTLLTNQNRTSNSKTSSIEECSSLPVFPTNDLLLKTVENGLCSSSFPNSGGPSQNFTSNSSRVSVISGPQNTRSSHLNKKGNSASKRRKKVAPPLIAPNSSQNLVTSDLTTIGLIAKSVEIPTTNLHSNVIPSCEPQSLVENLTQKLNNVNNQLFMTDVKENFKTSIESHTVLAPLTLKTENGDSQMMALNSCTTSINSDLQISEDNVIQNFEKTLEIIKTAMNSQILEVKSGSQGAGETSQNAQINYNIQLPSVNTVQNNKLPDSSEFSSFISVIPTKSNIPQSDVSHKEDQIQEILEGLQKLKLENDLSPPASQCVLINTSVTLTPTPVKSTADVTVVQPVSEMINIQFNDKVNKPFVCQNQGCNYSAMTKDALFKHYGKIHQYTPEMILEIKKNQLKFAPFKCVVPTCTKTFTRNSNLRAHCQLVHHFTTEEMVKLKIKRPYGRKSQSENLSAPRSTQVKKQLAMTEENKKESQPALELRAETQTTHSNVAVIPEKQLVEKKSPDKTESSLQVITVTSEQCNTNALTNIQTKGRKIRRHKKEKEEKKRKKPVSQSLEFPTRYNPYRPYRCVHQGCFAAFTIQQNLILHYQAVHKSDLPAFSAEVEEESEAGKESEETETKQTLKEFRCQVSDCSRIFQAITGLIQHYMKLHEMTPEEIESMTASVDVGKFPCDQLECKSSFTTYLNYVVHLEADHGIGLRASKTEEDGVYKCDCEGCDRIYATRSNLLRHIFNKHNDKHKAHLIRPRRLTPGQENMSSKANQEKSKSKHRGTKHSRCGKEGIKMPKTKRKKKNNLENKNAKIVQIEENKPYSLKRGKHVYSIKARNDALSECTSRFVTQYPCMIKGCTSVVTSESNIIRHYKCHKLSKAFTSQHRNLLIVFKRCCNSQVKETSEQEGAKNDVKDSDTCVSESNDNSGTTATVSQKEAEKNEKDEMDELTELFITKLINEDSTSVETQAITSSNVINDFQEDNPCQSERQKASNLKRVNKEKNVSQNKKRKVEKAEPASAAELSSVRKEEETAVAIQTTEERPASFDWSSFKPMGFEVSFLKFLEESAVKQKKNIDKDHPNTGNKKGSHSNSRKNTDKTAVTSGNHVCPCKESETFVQFANPSQLQCSDNVKIVLDKNLKDCTELVLKQLQEMKPTVSLKKLEVHSNDPDMSVVKDISIGKATGRGQY
- the ZNF292 gene encoding zinc finger protein 292 isoform X2, which encodes MENGSCELHFLATLAQETGVWKNPVLSTILSQEPLDKDKVNEFLAFEGPILLDMRIKHLIKIHQLSQATALAKLCSDHPEIGTKGSFKQTYLVCLCTSSPNEKLIEEISEVDCKDALEMICNLESEGDEKSALVLCTAFLSRQLQQGDMYCAWELTLFWSKLQQRVEPSIQVYLERCRQLSLLTKTVYHIFFLIKVINSETEGAGLATCIELCVKALRLESTENTEVKISICKTISCLLPDDLEVKRACQLSEFLIEPTVDAYYAVEMLYNQPDQKYDEENLPIPNSLRCELLLVLKTQWPFDPEFWDWKTLKRQCLALMGEEASIVSSIDELNDSEVYEKVDYQEESKETSMNGLSGGVGANSGLLKDIGDEKQKKREIKQLRERGFISARFRNWQAYMQYCVLCDKEFLGHRIVRHAQKHYKDGIYSCPICAKNFNSKETFVPHVTLHVKQSSKERLAAMKPLRRLGRPPKITTANENQKTNTVAKQEQRPIKKNSLYSTDFIVFNDNDGSDDENDDKDKSYEPEVIPVQKPVPVNEFNCPVTFCKKGFKYFKNLIAHVKGHKDNEDAKRFLEMQSKKVICQYCRRHFVSVTHLNDHLQMHCGSKPYICIQMKCKAGFNSYAELLTHRKEHQVFRAKCMFPKCGRIFSEAYLLYDHEAQHYNTYTCKFTGCGKVYRSQGELEKHLDDHSTPPEKVLPPEAQLNSSGDSIQPSEVNQNTAENTEKERSVLPSENNIENSLLADRSDAWDKSKAESTVTKQDQISASELRQVNGPLSNGLENSATTPLLQSSEVAVSIKVSLNQGIEDNFGKQENSTVEGNGESLVTDLHTPVEDTCNDLCHPGFQERKEQDCFNEAQVTQNSLVNSETLKIGDLTPQNLERQVNNLMTFSVQNQAGFQNNLPTSKFECGDNVKTSSNLYNLPLKTLESIAFVPPQPNLSNSLGTPSVPPKAPVQKFSCQVEGCTRTYNSSQSIGKHMKTAHPDQYAAFKMQRKNKKGQKANNLNTPNNGKFVYFLPSPVNSSNNAFFTSQTKANGNPTCSAQLQHVSPPIFPAHLASVSTPLLSSMESVINPNITSQDKNEQGGMLCSQMENLPNTALPAQMEDLTKTVLPLNIDSGSDPFLPLPAESSSMSLFPSPADSGTNSVFSQLENNTNHYSSQMEGNTNSSFLKGGNGENAVFPSQVNVADNFSSTNDQQSAPEKVKKDRGRGPNGKERKPKHNKRAKWPAIIRDGKFICSRCYRAFTNPRSLGGHLSKRSYCKPLDGAEIAQELLQSNGQPSLLASMILSTNAVNLQQPQQSTFNPEACFKDPSFLQLLAAENRSPTFLPNTFPRPGVTNFNTSVSQEGSEIIKQALETAGIPSTFEGAEMLSHVSTGCVSDTPQVNATVMPNPTVPPLLQTVCHPNTLLTNQNRTSNSKTSSIEECSSLPVFPTNDLLLKTVENGLCSSSFPNSGGPSQNFTSNSSRVSVISGPQNTRSSHLNKKGNSASKRRKKVAPPLIAPNSSQNLVTSDLTTIGLIAKSVEIPTTNLHSNVIPSCEPQSLVENLTQKLNNVNNQLFMTDVKENFKTSIESHTVLAPLTLKTENGDSQMMALNSCTTSINSDLQISEDNVIQNFEKTLEIIKTAMNSQILEVKSGSQGAGETSQNAQINYNIQLPSVNTVQNNKLPDSSEFSSFISVIPTKSNIPQSDVSHKEDQIQEILEGLQKLKLENDLSPPASQCVLINTSVTLTPTPVKSTADVTVVQPVSEMINIQFNDKVNKPFVCQNQGCNYSAMTKDALFKHYGKIHQYTPEMILEIKKNQLKFAPFKCVVPTCTKTFTRNSNLRAHCQLVHHFTTEEMVKLKIKRPYGRKSQSENLSAPRSTQVKKQLAMTEENKKESQPALELRAETQTTHSNVAVIPEKQLVEKKSPDKTESSLQVITVTSEQCNTNALTNIQTKGRKIRRHKKEKEEKKRKKPVSQSLEFPTRYNPYRPYRCVHQGCFAAFTIQQNLILHYQAVHKSDLPAFSAEVEEESEAGKESEETETKQTLKEFRCQVSDCSRIFQAITGLIQHYMKLHEMTPEEIESMTASVDVGKFPCDQLECKSSFTTYLNYVVHLEADHGIGLRASKTEEDGVYKCDCEGCDRIYATRSNLLRHIFNKHNDKHKAHLIRPRRLTPGQENMSSKANQEKSKSKHRGTKHSRCGKEGIKMPKTKRKKKNNLENKNAKIVQIEENKPYSLKRGKHVYSIKARNDALSECTSRFVTQYPCMIKGCTSVVTSESNIIRHYKCHKLSKAFTSQHRNLLIVFKRCCNSQVKETSEQEGAKNDVKDSDTCVSESNDNSGTTATVSQKEAEKNEKDEMDELTELFITKLINEDSTSVETQAITSSNVINDFQEDNPCQSERQKASNLKRVNKEKNVSQNKKRKVEKAEPASAAELSSVRKEEETAVAIQTTEERPASFDWSSFKPMGFEVSFLKFLEESAVKQKKNIDKDHPNTGNKKGSHSNSRKNTDKTAVTSGNHVCPCKESETFVQFANPSQLQCSDNVKIVLDKNLKDCTELVLKQLQEMKPTVSLKKLEVHSNDPDMSVVKDISIGKATGRGQY